In the genome of Fibrobacter sp. UWR3, the window CCAAGTAGATAAAGGCTTGCGGACGATTTCAGGTACCCAAATGTCATATAATCAAAAAGTACCTGTTTTTCAGGTACCTTTTTGTCATATAGACCCGAAATTCTGGTAACCCAAGCCCAATGTGAGATTCAAGAAGAACCCGTCATGCGTGTGGGGTTGAGAAACAGCGAGTGCCGACGTGGCTAGCGCCGCAAGGGCGAGTACGAACTTTTTCATATTTCCTCCTTATTGAATGGAATGATGGCGAAAATTAGCATTTTCCGTTCCCCTTCCGGTCTAAAAAATATACATTATGAGCAGAAATACAACACGGATTGGTTTATGCGCGCAATACTTGCAACCCTTTACTACCTCGTCGTCTTTGTCGGCATGATTATCCTCGGCGTACCCTACATTATTTACAAAGGATACATTCGCGGACACAAGGAAGAAATCACGAACGTCTGCCAGTTCTTCTTCAAGAACATCGCTTTTAAGTTGTTCCGAATCAAGATAAAGATAGAAGGCGAAGAGAACATCCCGAAAGGCCGCAAGGGTTTTGTCATCGTGGCGAACCACCAGAGTTTCCTCGACATAAACGTCATCTGGCCCGCGATAGGCAACGCGGCCTTCATGGCGAAGGCAAGCCTCTGGAAGGCACCCGTTTTCGGCTGGGTCATTAGCACCATCGGCTGCATTCCCGTGCACAAGAACCCGCGCATGAATGCCGGCATGGGAAAGCTTGTCTCGGAACGCATCGCGAAGGGCTACAACTTCGCCGTGTTCCCCGAAGGTCACCGCACCGAAGACGGCCACATGCTCAAGTTCCAGAACGGAATCTTCCGCATGGCGAAGGACCAGAACTTCGACATCTTGCCCATCACGCTCGTGAACACTGGGGAAATTCTCCCGAAGGTCAAGTGGTCCATCCGTGGTGGCGAAGTCAGGATGGTTATCCACCCGATGGTGAAGGCCAGTGACTATGCGGACAAGAGCATGGCAGAACTGCGCGACGAACTGCACGATTTGGTGGAGTCGGCGATGCCCTACAAGCAAGCGGAACTTGCACAAGCGAAATTAGATGCCGAAAGCGGCACAAAGGAGGCCTGATATGGCACAGCGTTTACCCAGTGAAGAACAGATTATTGCAATTTTGCGCGACGAGCCGATGGTCGGGAGCCAGCTGCGTGGAGCACTCGGGCTCCCCAAGAAGCAGAAGATGGCGTTCAAGCAGATGCTTGCCGACATGGTGGAACGCGGGCTGTTGAAGCGCACGAGCCACAAGGAATACCAGCTCGGCGACGGCGAGAGCCTCGAGGAAAAGCGCGAGAAGCGCTTCAAGAAGATTGCGGAACAGGGTGCGGAAG includes:
- a CDS encoding 1-acyl-sn-glycerol-3-phosphate acyltransferase, with the protein product MRAILATLYYLVVFVGMIILGVPYIIYKGYIRGHKEEITNVCQFFFKNIAFKLFRIKIKIEGEENIPKGRKGFVIVANHQSFLDINVIWPAIGNAAFMAKASLWKAPVFGWVISTIGCIPVHKNPRMNAGMGKLVSERIAKGYNFAVFPEGHRTEDGHMLKFQNGIFRMAKDQNFDILPITLVNTGEILPKVKWSIRGGEVRMVIHPMVKASDYADKSMAELRDELHDLVESAMPYKQAELAQAKLDAESGTKEA